Proteins encoded together in one Halalkaliarchaeum sp. AArc-CO window:
- a CDS encoding chemotaxis protein CheD, with product MTRRPTPPGEPRVHGGPERIAVGIAEHAVATNGETLTTSGLGSCVAVALYDPETDARGLLHAMLPDRDAQAPPTASAAKYVDSGIESLLDRIRKAGGDPTGLEARLVGGSEMIDLGDDPVGPRNVEAAKAELEARSIPIVGSDVGGDVGRTIRFEPDGSLRVRAADGFERTL from the coding sequence GTGACCAGACGACCGACCCCGCCCGGCGAACCGCGAGTTCACGGCGGCCCGGAACGTATCGCGGTCGGGATCGCCGAACACGCCGTCGCGACCAACGGGGAGACGCTGACCACGAGCGGGCTCGGCTCCTGTGTCGCCGTCGCCCTGTACGATCCGGAAACCGACGCCAGAGGACTGCTCCACGCGATGCTGCCCGACCGGGACGCACAGGCGCCGCCGACCGCCTCCGCCGCCAAGTACGTCGATTCGGGGATCGAGAGCCTGCTCGACCGGATCCGGAAGGCCGGCGGCGACCCGACCGGGCTCGAGGCTCGGCTCGTCGGCGGCAGCGAGATGATCGACCTGGGCGACGATCCGGTGGGTCCGCGGAACGTCGAGGCGGCGAAGGCGGAACTCGAGGCGCGGTCGATCCCGATCGTCGGCTCCGACGTCGGCGGCGACGTCGGGCGGACGATCCGGTTCGAACCCGACGGATCGCTCCGTGTCCGTGCCGCCGACGGATTCGAACGAACACTTTAA
- a CDS encoding flagellar protein G: MASVSISHMVIFIASLVIAAGVVGTMVTGVDRVNTALEDNSLDASEQLRTDITVISDSGSEVYDPNDETLTLLVKNTGTQPLPSDGTNLDVLVNGQYVLPDDLETEVVNGPNDAWSRSEVLRLDIQTGLEEGDHRVHLTINGEKETFQFRHVE, encoded by the coding sequence ATGGCGAGCGTCTCCATCTCCCACATGGTAATCTTCATCGCGAGCCTCGTCATCGCCGCAGGAGTCGTGGGGACCATGGTGACGGGCGTCGATCGGGTGAACACCGCACTCGAGGACAACAGCCTCGACGCATCCGAGCAACTGCGGACCGACATCACCGTGATCTCCGACTCCGGGAGCGAGGTGTACGACCCGAATGACGAGACGCTCACGCTCCTCGTGAAAAACACCGGGACGCAGCCCTTACCGTCCGACGGGACGAACCTCGACGTACTCGTCAACGGACAGTACGTCCTGCCGGACGACCTCGAGACGGAGGTGGTGAACGGCCCGAACGACGCGTGGAGCCGGAGCGAGGTGCTCAGACTAGATATTCAGACGGGACTCGAGGAGGGGGACCACCGGGTCCACCTGACGATCAACGGCGAGAAAGAGACGTTCCAGTTCCGACACGTGGAATGA
- a CDS encoding archaellin/type IV pilin N-terminal domain-containing protein — MFENILEKEERGQVGIGTLIVFIAMVLVAAIAAGVLINTAGFLQTQAEATGQESTQQVSDRIEVVSSVGIVDSSGEGLESINVSVTNAAGADQIDLNETTIQVVGPEGQENLVANASTDINSIDDLEEGEFGVQDSDGEWVEGGSEAVIDNDRFTIIISPDASTSLTGFGQGDEAQLDIVAPSSATTSETLNAPDLFGEEGEAVIL, encoded by the coding sequence ATGTTCGAAAATATCCTCGAAAAGGAGGAACGTGGTCAGGTGGGGATCGGCACGCTCATCGTGTTCATCGCGATGGTGCTGGTCGCTGCGATCGCCGCCGGCGTGTTGATCAACACCGCCGGGTTCCTCCAGACGCAAGCAGAGGCAACGGGGCAGGAAAGTACTCAACAGGTCAGCGATCGCATCGAGGTCGTGAGTTCCGTTGGTATTGTTGACAGTAGTGGCGAGGGGTTGGAATCAATTAACGTGAGTGTCACTAATGCGGCCGGCGCTGACCAGATCGACCTGAACGAAACAACCATTCAGGTGGTCGGTCCCGAGGGCCAGGAGAACCTCGTGGCCAACGCATCTACAGATATTAACAGCATAGACGACCTCGAAGAAGGAGAGTTCGGAGTCCAAGACTCTGATGGTGAGTGGGTTGAAGGTGGATCCGAAGCTGTTATCGACAACGATAGGTTCACGATAATCATCAGTCCCGATGCGAGCACTTCACTAACTGGCTTCGGCCAAGGTGACGAGGCCCAACTCGACATCGTCGCCCCGTCCTCGGCAACGACCTCGGAGACGCTGAACGCACCGGACCTGTTCGGTGAGGAGGGCGAGGCAGTAATCCTCTAA
- a CDS encoding archaellin/type IV pilin N-terminal domain-containing protein, giving the protein MFEFMQEEERGQVGIGTLIVFIAMVLVAAIAAGVLINTAGFLQTQAEATGQESTQQVSDRLQVVSQSGNVEGGDSIDELTFVVAQAPGSDDIDLNETTVELTGEQGQYVFELDEGDHIDNIRGVDNFVLTDSSDRAEITLGMTDDYGGALDEGEDLTVTFTTDAGATTTVEIRVPTTLTENDSSVRL; this is encoded by the coding sequence ATGTTCGAATTCATGCAAGAGGAAGAGCGCGGTCAGGTGGGGATCGGCACGCTCATCGTGTTCATCGCGATGGTGCTGGTCGCCGCGATCGCCGCCGGCGTGTTGATCAACACCGCCGGGTTCCTCCAGACGCAAGCAGAGGCAACGGGGCAGGAAAGTACACAACAGGTCAGTGACCGGTTGCAGGTAGTGAGTCAGTCAGGTAATGTCGAAGGGGGCGACAGCATAGACGAACTCACATTCGTGGTCGCACAGGCGCCCGGATCCGACGACATTGACCTCAACGAGACTACTGTCGAACTTACTGGAGAGCAGGGACAGTACGTCTTTGAATTGGATGAGGGGGACCACATTGATAATATCCGTGGGGTGGACAATTTCGTTCTCACCGATAGCAGCGATCGGGCCGAGATCACGTTAGGTATGACTGATGATTACGGTGGGGCCCTTGACGAAGGTGAAGATCTCACCGTGACGTTCACCACTGATGCTGGTGCAACAACCACGGTCGAGATCCGAGTGCCGACGACCCTTACAGAAAATGACAGCTCAGTGAGGCTATAA
- the cheY gene encoding chemotaxis protein CheY codes for MATRVLIADDSEFMRNLLREILEGEFEIVGEAENGVEAVDLYGEHDPDLVMMDIVMPIRDGIEATSEITDTDPNATVIMCTSVGQEEKMKAAIKAGAEGYITKPFQKPNVLEAINAAV; via the coding sequence ATGGCTACGCGCGTGCTCATCGCCGACGACTCGGAGTTCATGCGCAACCTGCTCCGGGAGATTCTCGAGGGGGAGTTCGAGATCGTCGGCGAGGCGGAAAACGGGGTCGAAGCCGTCGACTTGTACGGCGAACACGACCCGGACCTGGTGATGATGGACATCGTGATGCCGATCCGCGACGGGATCGAAGCGACGAGCGAGATCACCGACACGGATCCGAACGCGACGGTGATCATGTGCACAAGCGTCGGACAGGAGGAGAAGATGAAAGCCGCGATCAAGGCCGGGGCCGAGGGGTACATCACGAAGCCGTTTCAAAAGCCCAACGTCCTCGAAGCCATCAATGCGGCGGTCTGA
- a CDS encoding ATPase domain-containing protein, whose product MGRNNLLSLGLEDHDRLNKELGGGIPRGSIVLIEGDYGAGKSAMTQRFAYGLLQEGASATVLSTELTVRGFIDQMHSLSYDVVKPLLNEQLLFLHADFDSGGAFSDGDGERKELLKRLMEAEVMWQSDVVFLDTFDAILRNDPTFEALVRENEERQAALEIISFFRDIISDGKVVVLTFDPSTVNEEAIGPFRAIADVFLQLEMIEVGNEVRRQISVKRFAGMGQQVGDTIGYSVRSGTGIVIESRSVA is encoded by the coding sequence ATGGGACGGAACAACCTGCTGTCGCTCGGCCTGGAGGATCACGACCGACTCAACAAGGAACTCGGCGGCGGGATCCCTCGTGGAAGCATCGTGTTGATCGAGGGAGATTACGGCGCCGGAAAGTCCGCGATGACACAGCGGTTCGCCTACGGACTGCTCCAGGAGGGCGCCTCGGCCACCGTCCTGTCGACCGAACTCACCGTCCGGGGGTTCATCGACCAGATGCACTCGCTGTCCTACGACGTGGTAAAGCCCCTCTTGAACGAGCAGCTGCTGTTCCTCCATGCCGACTTCGACTCCGGCGGGGCGTTCTCGGACGGGGACGGCGAACGAAAGGAACTGCTCAAGCGGTTGATGGAGGCGGAGGTGATGTGGCAGTCGGACGTGGTCTTTCTGGACACCTTCGACGCCATCCTCCGGAACGATCCGACCTTCGAGGCGCTGGTGCGGGAAAACGAAGAGCGGCAGGCCGCCCTCGAGATCATCTCCTTTTTCAGGGACATTATCTCGGATGGGAAGGTAGTCGTGTTGACGTTCGACCCCTCGACCGTCAACGAGGAGGCGATCGGCCCGTTCCGGGCGATCGCCGACGTCTTCCTGCAGCTGGAGATGATCGAGGTCGGAAACGAGGTCCGCCGGCAGATCAGCGTCAAGCGGTTTGCGGGCATGGGACAGCAGGTCGGCGACACGATCGGCTACTCCGTCCGGTCGGGGACCGGAATCGTAATCGAGAGCAGAAGCGTCGCGTGA
- a CDS encoding flagellin, translated as MGISVSASTAIIFAGLLVVVGALYPVAANGFDRVATANSDLQDRHLEAQNTDLEFVDAVYDDEEETLTVEANNTGTVGLAIPETSLVVDNELVAVGGDDTAIDGDVGGDGDADTELWLPGETLQISVDVDGIEVSEGDRITVVTEYGVAVGGDVELEEGA; from the coding sequence ATGGGCATTAGCGTCTCGGCGTCCACCGCGATCATCTTTGCGGGCCTCCTGGTCGTCGTCGGGGCGCTGTACCCGGTTGCGGCCAACGGGTTCGACCGCGTCGCGACCGCAAACAGCGACCTCCAGGATCGTCACCTGGAGGCGCAAAACACCGACCTGGAGTTCGTCGACGCCGTCTACGACGACGAGGAGGAAACACTCACAGTCGAGGCGAACAACACCGGTACCGTCGGGCTCGCGATCCCGGAGACGTCGCTGGTGGTCGACAACGAGTTGGTTGCGGTCGGAGGCGACGACACCGCCATCGACGGCGACGTCGGCGGCGACGGCGACGCGGATACCGAGCTGTGGCTCCCCGGCGAGACGCTACAGATCAGTGTCGACGTGGACGGGATCGAGGTGAGCGAGGGTGACCGGATCACCGTCGTCACGGAGTACGGCGTCGCCGTCGGCGGCGACGTCGAACTGGAGGAGGGAGCGTAG
- a CDS encoding chemotaxis protein CheC, whose protein sequence is MRIDVRALGAYSRLADRGADRAASALAELTGTDLRVEVTGASLATGADLADSFKNRQSVGVSVGLRGGIEGEAVLAFDADAAEEVTALLPGGESMGKSVISELGNIALGGFLDGWANYLETGIDMTPPRYIEAEGAAVLPHGAQADDGVFLFESRLEALSDDLGFAIYMLPESDPFRKLLNSSPTPVGPAAEASADADATAHADGQQTTSIPYESLSTFASLAKRGSENAAGNVAAMTGLDTSVEVSRLRFVALSDLPTEIGDARRAGTVFELEGDIGGYLAILFEERDAARIAGAMLPMEPGEPLGEMAQNALSELGNVMTSGFIDSWANVLETTIEHTPPNYVNDMGSAVMSPLVTRLGRRQEYGFVIDATIETAGVAATCDIYALPNERELAAALSALEGR, encoded by the coding sequence ATGCGCATCGACGTCCGGGCGCTGGGCGCCTACAGCCGGCTCGCGGATCGGGGCGCAGACAGGGCCGCAAGCGCGCTCGCCGAGTTGACGGGCACCGACCTCCGGGTGGAGGTCACCGGCGCGAGTCTCGCGACCGGCGCCGACCTCGCCGACTCCTTTAAAAACCGCCAGTCGGTCGGCGTGAGCGTCGGCCTCCGGGGCGGGATCGAGGGCGAGGCCGTCCTCGCGTTCGACGCCGACGCCGCCGAGGAGGTGACCGCGCTGTTGCCCGGCGGGGAGTCGATGGGCAAAAGCGTGATCTCCGAACTCGGCAACATCGCACTCGGCGGCTTCCTCGACGGCTGGGCGAACTACCTCGAGACCGGCATCGACATGACCCCACCCCGGTACATCGAGGCGGAAGGTGCCGCCGTGCTCCCCCACGGCGCACAGGCCGACGACGGGGTGTTCCTCTTCGAGAGCCGGCTGGAGGCGCTGTCGGACGACCTGGGCTTTGCGATCTACATGCTTCCGGAGTCGGATCCGTTCCGGAAACTGTTGAACAGCTCTCCCACCCCTGTCGGGCCGGCTGCCGAAGCGTCCGCCGACGCTGACGCCACAGCTCACGCCGACGGGCAACAGACGACGTCGATCCCCTACGAGTCGCTGTCGACGTTCGCGTCGCTTGCAAAACGCGGCTCCGAGAACGCCGCCGGCAACGTCGCCGCCATGACGGGACTGGACACCAGCGTCGAGGTGAGCCGGCTCCGGTTCGTCGCGCTTTCGGATCTCCCGACCGAGATCGGCGACGCCCGCCGGGCCGGCACCGTCTTCGAGCTGGAGGGCGACATCGGGGGGTATCTCGCGATTCTCTTCGAGGAACGGGACGCCGCCCGGATCGCCGGGGCGATGTTGCCGATGGAGCCCGGCGAGCCGCTGGGCGAGATGGCGCAAAACGCCCTCTCGGAGCTGGGGAACGTGATGACCAGCGGCTTCATCGACAGCTGGGCAAACGTGCTCGAAACCACGATCGAACACACCCCGCCGAACTACGTCAACGACATGGGTTCGGCGGTGATGAGTCCCCTTGTCACCCGACTCGGACGGCGACAGGAGTACGGCTTCGTGATCGACGCGACCATCGAAACCGCGGGCGTGGCGGCGACCTGTGACATCTACGCGCTCCCGAACGAACGGGAGCTCGCCGCCGCGCTGTCCGCCCTCGAAGGACGGTGA
- a CDS encoding DUF6516 family protein → MASYTTIADWQAVEAGYVVDVTIRKTEDETYPSGWNYSLHLGKIGGDTVLRYDNAHERVKGHERHTRESVETIEFPGMLSLYHRFKRECEELSPVTWDWQE, encoded by the coding sequence ATGGCGTCTTACACCACCATCGCAGACTGGCAAGCTGTCGAAGCCGGTTACGTCGTCGACGTCACCATCCGGAAAACTGAAGACGAGACGTATCCGAGCGGATGGAACTACAGTCTCCATCTCGGGAAAATCGGTGGGGACACCGTTCTTCGATACGATAACGCTCACGAACGGGTGAAGGGTCACGAGCGTCACACCAGGGAGAGCGTCGAAACCATCGAATTTCCGGGGATGCTATCACTGTATCATCGATTCAAAAGAGAATGTGAAGAGTTGTCCCCTGTAACGTGGGACTGGCAGGAGTAG
- a CDS encoding FlaD/FlaE family flagellar protein has translation MGIETPVVAAPTVAWLAATLGLVGASILDRLLDGEDGDDGDGDPLGDDGGFGDDGLGGDDLGGDGLGGDEFGDGLGGEFDDFDDGLGGEFDEEGADTDELENRLDELENEVATLSSTVSTVRSENEEISETVENIEEDVRNLLDIYEMVTRGINPFVDDEGFDGAGGGGGDFGLFDDAGAEEEAEELDESVAGAEADEFFDESVVEPDDELDDELDDALGDDLDEESDTTDSDTTETDMNDEGKSFSELKEEYDAGEADWADDVGAEDDPADGADADDEVSVEPIPNEMEEESEPAFETEPEPDPQPGFESEPEPEPEPEPDPQAGPEPESKQDPRSSPAGQGFDPENGRDPAAAGKRNRRRGEDGFEYVSTGGMANQEKPYLTSLPGDYVGDLVVMEWLEFLVSNADVTDAVRAVNYYERIEWITPEVAEGLREFLSGFGRVDLNLVDQPGTDVLTREHHTQSLRYIMQLNGATAHSVLLDRWDELGSGAAFGGPGAGGGSSASGGARSGNGAGQSEPHAGGWGDGH, from the coding sequence ATGGGTATCGAAACGCCGGTCGTGGCCGCGCCGACCGTCGCGTGGCTGGCGGCCACGCTCGGACTCGTCGGGGCCAGTATCCTCGACCGTCTCCTCGACGGAGAGGACGGCGACGACGGGGACGGCGACCCACTCGGCGACGACGGAGGGTTCGGCGACGACGGCCTCGGTGGCGACGACCTCGGCGGGGACGGCCTCGGCGGCGACGAGTTCGGCGACGGCCTCGGCGGCGAGTTCGACGACTTCGACGACGGACTCGGCGGCGAGTTCGACGAGGAGGGGGCCGACACCGACGAACTGGAAAACCGGCTGGACGAACTGGAAAACGAGGTCGCGACGCTCTCCTCGACCGTCTCGACGGTCCGCTCGGAGAACGAGGAGATCTCCGAAACCGTCGAGAACATCGAGGAGGACGTCCGGAACCTGCTGGACATCTACGAGATGGTGACCCGGGGGATCAACCCGTTCGTCGACGACGAGGGGTTCGACGGCGCCGGCGGCGGGGGCGGCGACTTCGGGCTGTTCGACGACGCCGGCGCCGAAGAGGAAGCGGAAGAACTCGACGAGTCAGTCGCCGGCGCGGAGGCGGACGAGTTCTTCGACGAATCCGTCGTCGAACCCGACGACGAACTCGACGACGAACTCGACGACGCGCTCGGTGACGATCTCGACGAGGAATCGGACACGACCGACAGCGACACCACGGAGACCGACATGAACGACGAAGGCAAGAGTTTCAGCGAGCTAAAGGAGGAGTACGACGCCGGAGAGGCCGACTGGGCCGACGACGTCGGCGCGGAAGACGATCCCGCCGACGGAGCCGACGCGGACGACGAAGTGTCGGTCGAGCCGATCCCGAACGAGATGGAAGAGGAATCGGAGCCGGCGTTCGAAACGGAACCTGAACCCGACCCACAGCCCGGGTTCGAGTCCGAACCGGAGCCGGAGCCCGAACCGGAGCCCGATCCACAGGCCGGGCCCGAACCGGAATCGAAACAGGATCCGCGTTCGTCCCCGGCGGGACAGGGGTTCGACCCGGAGAACGGGCGGGATCCGGCGGCAGCCGGCAAGCGAAACCGACGACGGGGCGAGGACGGATTCGAGTACGTCAGCACCGGCGGGATGGCGAACCAGGAGAAGCCGTACCTCACCTCGTTGCCGGGCGATTACGTCGGCGATCTCGTCGTGATGGAGTGGCTGGAGTTTCTAGTCTCCAACGCCGACGTCACCGACGCGGTGCGGGCAGTCAATTACTACGAGCGCATCGAGTGGATCACCCCGGAGGTCGCCGAGGGACTTCGCGAGTTCCTTTCGGGGTTCGGTCGGGTCGATTTGAACCTGGTCGATCAGCCCGGAACCGACGTGCTCACTCGCGAACACCACACACAGAGCCTCCGATACATCATGCAGTTGAACGGGGCGACGGCCCACTCGGTGCTGCTCGATCGGTGGGACGAACTCGGGAGCGGAGCCGCCTTCGGTGGGCCGGGGGCGGGCGGCGGGAGTTCCGCCTCCGGCGGCGCTCGGTCCGGCAACGGTGCGGGCCAGTCCGAGCCGCACGCCGGGGGGTGGGGCGATGGGCATTAG
- a CDS encoding transcriptional regulator: MATLKITVGERDRLDQRTQRRIEAVQEGNELEDTQPVLNFDTYAELSRLLSPKNLELLEAISAHEPESIRHAAELVDRDYKQVHRNLSELEDLGVIEFEGGGPGKAKKPILVYDALEIDIPFASRNDPNAGAAAP, translated from the coding sequence ATGGCCACGCTCAAAATCACCGTCGGCGAACGAGACCGTCTCGATCAGCGAACGCAGCGTCGTATCGAGGCTGTCCAGGAAGGAAACGAACTCGAGGACACACAGCCAGTGCTGAACTTCGACACGTATGCGGAACTCAGTCGCCTCTTGAGTCCCAAGAACCTGGAGCTGCTGGAGGCGATATCCGCACACGAACCGGAGAGTATCCGCCACGCTGCCGAACTGGTGGATCGGGACTACAAGCAGGTCCATCGAAACCTCTCCGAACTCGAAGATCTCGGGGTCATCGAATTCGAGGGAGGCGGACCCGGGAAGGCGAAGAAACCGATCCTGGTCTACGATGCCCTCGAAATCGACATTCCGTTCGCCAGTCGGAACGATCCCAACGCCGGCGCCGCCGCACCCTAA
- a CDS encoding type II/IV secretion system ATPase subunit, with translation MTEHGTTKPSDELRQAAMRRPHLRDHLRKFKQITGEFPQFIEEAKDEYESDRPNVLYPVGGPIYCHVYGDIGQDTKYYAIEPELSGAESQVLDRVKDELLTVSGQHAAPESETEYDDLIEELLEEVTHVEPRQSGRLDSVKKALNWGTVSVSKETYENIRYRLNRDIVGYGPLEPVMRDPANEDIHVIGPHECHVDHDVFGMLETTIDFGSPEQFDSWLRNMGERMGDPVSDSDPIVDSTLPGGSRINIIYSDDVSLKGPSLTIRQGQETPLSINQITHWGTLSPELAAYLWLCLENEQTVFVVGETASGKTTTLNASLSFIPSDSKIYTAEDTAEVIPPHNTWQQLLTREGAGEGSSDVDMFDLVAAALRSRPDYIIVGEVRGAEGRMAFQAAQTGHPVMLTFHASDIVSMIQRFTSDPINVPETFMDNADVALFQNRVKQGDQVLRRVTSVQEIEGYSKQMDGVITREVFSWDPVEDEIVFQGMNNSYVLEEQIATLLGYADTRDIYDDLAFRAELVERMIQEGILGYHEVNETIDAFQRDGVEGLPFDMHRNV, from the coding sequence ATGACCGAACACGGGACGACCAAACCGTCGGACGAACTCCGCCAGGCAGCGATGCGGCGGCCCCACCTCCGGGACCACCTGCGGAAGTTCAAGCAGATCACCGGCGAGTTCCCGCAGTTCATCGAAGAGGCGAAAGACGAGTACGAGTCCGACCGGCCGAACGTGCTCTACCCGGTCGGGGGGCCGATCTACTGTCACGTGTACGGCGACATCGGGCAGGACACGAAGTACTACGCCATCGAGCCGGAGCTTTCCGGCGCGGAGTCGCAGGTGCTCGACCGGGTGAAAGACGAGCTGTTGACCGTGAGCGGGCAACACGCTGCCCCGGAGTCGGAGACCGAGTACGACGATCTCATCGAGGAGTTACTCGAGGAGGTGACACACGTCGAACCGCGGCAGTCGGGCCGGCTCGACTCCGTCAAGAAGGCCCTCAACTGGGGGACGGTCTCGGTGTCGAAGGAGACCTACGAGAACATCCGATATCGATTGAACCGCGATATCGTCGGCTACGGCCCGCTGGAACCGGTGATGCGCGATCCAGCGAACGAGGACATTCACGTCATCGGTCCCCACGAGTGTCACGTCGACCACGACGTGTTCGGGATGCTCGAGACGACGATCGACTTCGGCAGCCCGGAGCAGTTCGATAGCTGGCTTCGAAACATGGGCGAACGGATGGGCGATCCCGTCTCCGACTCGGATCCGATCGTCGACTCCACGCTCCCGGGCGGTTCGCGTATCAACATCATCTACTCCGACGACGTCTCCCTGAAGGGGCCGTCGCTGACGATCCGGCAGGGCCAGGAGACCCCGCTGTCGATCAACCAGATCACCCATTGGGGAACGCTCTCGCCGGAGCTCGCAGCGTACCTGTGGCTGTGTCTCGAGAACGAACAGACGGTTTTCGTCGTCGGGGAGACCGCCTCCGGGAAGACGACGACGCTCAACGCGTCGCTGTCGTTCATCCCGAGCGACTCGAAGATCTACACCGCAGAAGACACCGCCGAGGTGATCCCGCCGCACAACACCTGGCAGCAGCTGCTCACCCGTGAGGGGGCCGGTGAGGGCTCCTCGGACGTCGACATGTTCGACCTCGTGGCGGCGGCGCTGCGCTCCCGTCCGGATTACATCATCGTCGGGGAGGTCCGCGGCGCGGAGGGGCGGATGGCGTTCCAGGCGGCCCAGACCGGCCACCCGGTGATGTTGACGTTCCACGCCTCCGACATCGTCTCGATGATCCAGCGGTTCACCTCCGACCCGATCAACGTCCCCGAGACGTTCATGGACAACGCCGACGTCGCGCTGTTTCAAAACCGGGTCAAGCAGGGCGACCAGGTGTTGCGCCGAGTGACAAGCGTCCAGGAGATCGAGGGCTACTCGAAGCAGATGGACGGCGTCATCACCCGCGAGGTGTTCTCCTGGGACCCCGTCGAGGACGAGATCGTCTTCCAGGGAATGAACAACTCCTACGTGCTCGAAGAGCAGATCGCGACGCTGCTCGGCTACGCCGACACCCGCGACATCTACGACGACCTGGCGTTCCGCGCCGAACTCGTCGAGCGGATGATCCAGGAGGGGATCCTCGGCTACCACGAGGTGAACGAGACGATCGACGCCTTCCAGCGCGACGGCGTCGAGGGGCTACCGTTCGACATGCACCGGAACGTCTAA